In Papaver somniferum cultivar HN1 chromosome 1, ASM357369v1, whole genome shotgun sequence, a genomic segment contains:
- the LOC113348883 gene encoding uncharacterized protein LOC113348883 → MGVCASSETTRRRPSGGGIMSSESTAKVIHTDGRLQEFKQPIRAEHILSQNPNCFLCSSETMYVDMIIPKMDETEELQMGQVYFLLPLSHSRQPLTISELCALAIKASSVLPRPKLDLISVHKSGGNKIPAIYANVKLGSRVNRGNLRGKNS, encoded by the coding sequence ATGGGTGTCTGTGCTTCATCTGAAACAACAAGGAGGAGACCAAGTGGAGGAGGAATTATGAGTTCTGAATCAACAGCAAAAGTAATCCACACTGATGGCAGATTACAAGAATTCAAGCAACCAATCAGAGCAGAACATATTCTTTCACAAAATCCAAATTGTTTCCTTTGCAGTTCTGAAACTATGTACGTCGACATGATCATTCCAAAGATGGATGAAACAGAGGAGTTACAAATGGGTCAAGTCTACTTTCTCTTGCCACTCTCTCATTCTAGGCAACCACTTACAATATCAGAATTATGTGCCTTAGCCATTAAAGCAAGCTCTGTACTTCCCAGACCCAAGCTGGACCTAATTTCAGTTCACAAATCAGGAGGTAACAAGATTCCGGCTATTTACGCTAACGTTAAATTGGGTTCTCGGGTGAATCGTGGTAATCTAAGGGGAAAGAATTCTTGA
- the LOC113295992 gene encoding plastid division protein PDV2-like, producing MEGDEIGIVLGRASELRLKIRKCVNNAITRRTNNNQEEIEDNLGGGGFAGTESLLNITDALESLEEQLTSFQALQQQQRYEKEAALAQIDHSREILLNKLNEYKGDDSEVIREITSFASETVEHNADLVHPPYGSRIPHTLSLGNGYPSNVPATRTNGLNGVTSINAIHRTKKPNKLEKKQSQSSVKNSPTGLRLMFNMAVKTVLTLVSVASVLTFAGFEPSIRKRNTVHKVLYSSQNSAAEEEKTKPTGHCPPGKVMVMENGKPRCIVKERVEIPFEPVVTMPNVNYGCG from the exons ATGGAGGGAGATGAAATAGGCATTGTATTAGGTAGAGCTTCTGAACTTAGGTTGAAGATAAGAAAATGTGTGAATAATGCCATAACGAGGCGAACTAACAACAAccaagaagaaatagaagataatCTTGGTGGTGGTGGATTTGCTGGAACAGAGAGCCTTCTCAACATTACTGATGCCCTAGAATCACTTGAGGAACAGCTTACTTCCTTTCAG GcgctgcagcaacaacaaaggTACGAGAAGGAAGCAGCTCTAGCTCAGATTGATCACAGCCGTGAAATTTTACTTAACAAGCTCAATGAGTACAAAGGGGATGACTCGGAAGTGATACGTGAGATTACTTCCTTTGCTAGTGAAACAGTTGAGCACAATGCAGATCTTGTACATCCTCCATACGGTAGCCGCATTCCCCACACCCTGAGCTTGGGTAATGGTTATCCTTCAAATGTTCCTGCTACGCGTACAAACGGCCTAAATGGAGTTACCAGCATTAACGCAATCCACCGGACTAAGAAGCCGAATAAGTTAGAGAAAAAGCAAAGCCAATCCTCAGTTAAAAACTCACCAACAGGTCTGAGACTTATGTTCAATATGGCAGTAAAGACAGTGCTCACTCTCGTAAGTGTTGCATCTGTTTTAACCTTTGCTGGTTTTGAGCCAAGTATCAGGAAAAGGAACACAGTGCACAAGGTTCTGTATTCCTCACAAAATTCAgcagcagaggaggagaagacaAAACCTACAGGTCATTGCCCACCTGGGAAAGTCATGGTAATGGAAAATGGAAAACCTCGATGCATCGTGAAAGAGAGGGTTGAGATACCCTTCGAACCGGTTGTTACAATGCCAAACGTCAATTATGGGTGTGGATAA
- the LOC113296002 gene encoding uncharacterized protein LOC113296002 isoform X1, whose amino-acid sequence MEFEEASNMKPSTSMGGISVHNRSKSFGNDSDHYEIVKEDNLNILLVAPHRLKLDMGHMRGNCEPMNKETPNNKLQISLKQEILQLEKRLQDQFVERKALEKALGYKSSSQYTLDECSISKPATELIKEIAVLELEVVYLEQYLLTLYRKAFDEQCSILSPSTKDETLKSPKVSRLGLTLKMENLEVQSSRFRSPRDSVTKSQRNHVEVTEKLLDSGIDRSQSSLSQHSTFSTRTSPPRKNHAKSLQSCHSQPLYLENAETKTSTSNIITLAEHLGTRISDHIPETPNRISEDMIKCMSTIYCKLSDPLTMNNGVSSSPISCSSPISSFSPQYQYDMWSPRCRKDFSFDSRLDNPFHIEGLKEFSGPYSTMVEVPWIYADSQRMSDIDHLLQNYRSLVTRLEDIDLRKMKHEEKLAFWINIHNALVMHTFLVYGIPQTSLKRVSLLLKAAYNIGGQTISTDMIQNVILGCSVPRPSQWFRTLFSPRTKFKAGDDRNAYAVDQTEPLLHFALCSGSHSDPAVRVYTPKKVFLELESAKEEYIRATFGVRSKVQKILLPKIVESFTKDLGLCPVGLLEMIQKCMPDNLRKTMKRYQQQGGFPRKSIEWIPHNFTFRYLISKELAK is encoded by the exons ATGGAGTTTGAAGAAGCCAGTAACATGAAACCTTCTACTTCAATGGGAGGGATTTCAGTACACAATCGTTCTAAGAG ttttggcAATGACAGTGATCATTATGAGATAGTCAAGGAAGATAACTTGAATATCTTACTTGTAGCACCTCATCGTCTTAAGCTG GATATGGGACATATGAGGGGAAATTGTGAACCAATGAATAAGGAAACGCCTAACAACAAGCTCCAGATTTCGCTGAAACAAGAG ATTCTACAGCTTGAGAAACGGCTACAAGACCAATTTGTTGAAAGGAAGGCACTTGAAAAGGCACTTGGATACAAGTCCTCCTCGCAATATACTTTGGATGAATGCTCAATTTCAAAG CCTGCCACTGAGCTGATCAAAGAGATCGCGGTATTAGAACTGGAAGTTGTGTATTTGGAACAGTATCTTCTCACATTGTACCGGAAAGCGTTCGATGAACAATGTTCAATCTTATCTCCATCTACCAAGGACGAAACATTAAAATCACCTAAGGTCTCCAGACTTGGCCTCACACTGAAGATGGAAAATCTAGAGGTTCAATCTAGTCGATTTCGATCACCTCGAGATTCAGTTACCAAATCACAGAGAAATCATGTCGAAGTCACTGAGAAGCTATTAGATTCTGGTATAGACCGCAGCCAATCTTCACTTTCGCAACATTCAACTTTTTCGACTAGAACCTCTCCTCCAAGAAAAAATCATGCCAAATCATTACAATCATGCCATTCACAACCTCTTTATCTTGAG aatgcagagACTAAGACTTCAACGTCGAACATTATCACTTTGGCAGAACACCTTGGTACTCGTATTTCTGATCACATTCCTGAAACTCCTAACAGGATCTCAGAAGATATGATTAAGTGCATGTCCACTATATATTGCAAGCTTTCAGATCCTCTTACAATGAATAATGGCGTCTCCTCTTCTCCCATTTCATGTTCATCTCCTATAAGCTCATTTTCTCCTCAGTATCAGTATGATATGTGGAGCCCACGGTGCAGGAAAGACTTTTCTTTCGATTCACGATTAGATAACCCTTTCCATATCGAAGGATTAAAAGAGTTCAGTGGCCCTTACAGCACAATGGTTGAAGTGCCTTGGATTTATGCGGATAGTCAAAGGATGAGTGATATTGATCACTTGCTTCAAAATTATAG gtcACTTGTTACTCGTTTGGAAGATATTGATCTTCGAAAGATGAAGCACGAGGAGAAGCTTGCTTTCTGGATCAACATACATAATGCACTAGTGATGCAT ACATTTTTGGTCTATGGGATTCCACAAACTAGTCTGAAAAGAGTATCGTTACTCCTCAAG GCTGCATATAATATTGGGGGTCAAACTATTAGCACAGACATGATTCAGAATGTTATTCTGGGATGTTCGGTgcctcgtccttcacag TGGTTTCGGACATTGTTTTCTCCAAGGACAAAGTTTAAAGCCGGAGATGATCGGAATGCATATGCAGTTGACCAGACAGAACCTCTTTTACACTTTGCACTGTGTTCAGGAAGCCACTCCGATCCCGCA GTCCGTGTGTACACACCCAAGAAGGTGTTTCTTGAGCTAGAATCTGCAAAAGAAGAGTACATTCGTGCTACCTTTGGTGTACGAAGCAAGGTACAGAAAATCCTTCTACCAAAGATCGTAGAATCGTTTACGAAGGATTTAGGTTTATGTCCAGTGGGTTTGTTAGAAATGATCCAAAAATGTATGCCAGATAATTTAAGGAAAACCATGAAGAGGTATCAACAACAAGGAGGGTTCCCTCGCAAGAGCATCGAGTGGATTCCTCATAACTTCACTTTCCGGTATTTGATATCAAAGGAGCTAGCGAAATGA
- the LOC113296002 gene encoding uncharacterized protein LOC113296002 isoform X2, translating to MEFEEASNMKPSTSMGGISVHNRSKSDHYEIVKEDNLNILLVAPHRLKLDMGHMRGNCEPMNKETPNNKLQISLKQEILQLEKRLQDQFVERKALEKALGYKSSSQYTLDECSISKPATELIKEIAVLELEVVYLEQYLLTLYRKAFDEQCSILSPSTKDETLKSPKVSRLGLTLKMENLEVQSSRFRSPRDSVTKSQRNHVEVTEKLLDSGIDRSQSSLSQHSTFSTRTSPPRKNHAKSLQSCHSQPLYLENAETKTSTSNIITLAEHLGTRISDHIPETPNRISEDMIKCMSTIYCKLSDPLTMNNGVSSSPISCSSPISSFSPQYQYDMWSPRCRKDFSFDSRLDNPFHIEGLKEFSGPYSTMVEVPWIYADSQRMSDIDHLLQNYRSLVTRLEDIDLRKMKHEEKLAFWINIHNALVMHTFLVYGIPQTSLKRVSLLLKAAYNIGGQTISTDMIQNVILGCSVPRPSQWFRTLFSPRTKFKAGDDRNAYAVDQTEPLLHFALCSGSHSDPAVRVYTPKKVFLELESAKEEYIRATFGVRSKVQKILLPKIVESFTKDLGLCPVGLLEMIQKCMPDNLRKTMKRYQQQGGFPRKSIEWIPHNFTFRYLISKELAK from the exons ATGGAGTTTGAAGAAGCCAGTAACATGAAACCTTCTACTTCAATGGGAGGGATTTCAGTACACAATCGTTCTAAGAG TGATCATTATGAGATAGTCAAGGAAGATAACTTGAATATCTTACTTGTAGCACCTCATCGTCTTAAGCTG GATATGGGACATATGAGGGGAAATTGTGAACCAATGAATAAGGAAACGCCTAACAACAAGCTCCAGATTTCGCTGAAACAAGAG ATTCTACAGCTTGAGAAACGGCTACAAGACCAATTTGTTGAAAGGAAGGCACTTGAAAAGGCACTTGGATACAAGTCCTCCTCGCAATATACTTTGGATGAATGCTCAATTTCAAAG CCTGCCACTGAGCTGATCAAAGAGATCGCGGTATTAGAACTGGAAGTTGTGTATTTGGAACAGTATCTTCTCACATTGTACCGGAAAGCGTTCGATGAACAATGTTCAATCTTATCTCCATCTACCAAGGACGAAACATTAAAATCACCTAAGGTCTCCAGACTTGGCCTCACACTGAAGATGGAAAATCTAGAGGTTCAATCTAGTCGATTTCGATCACCTCGAGATTCAGTTACCAAATCACAGAGAAATCATGTCGAAGTCACTGAGAAGCTATTAGATTCTGGTATAGACCGCAGCCAATCTTCACTTTCGCAACATTCAACTTTTTCGACTAGAACCTCTCCTCCAAGAAAAAATCATGCCAAATCATTACAATCATGCCATTCACAACCTCTTTATCTTGAG aatgcagagACTAAGACTTCAACGTCGAACATTATCACTTTGGCAGAACACCTTGGTACTCGTATTTCTGATCACATTCCTGAAACTCCTAACAGGATCTCAGAAGATATGATTAAGTGCATGTCCACTATATATTGCAAGCTTTCAGATCCTCTTACAATGAATAATGGCGTCTCCTCTTCTCCCATTTCATGTTCATCTCCTATAAGCTCATTTTCTCCTCAGTATCAGTATGATATGTGGAGCCCACGGTGCAGGAAAGACTTTTCTTTCGATTCACGATTAGATAACCCTTTCCATATCGAAGGATTAAAAGAGTTCAGTGGCCCTTACAGCACAATGGTTGAAGTGCCTTGGATTTATGCGGATAGTCAAAGGATGAGTGATATTGATCACTTGCTTCAAAATTATAG gtcACTTGTTACTCGTTTGGAAGATATTGATCTTCGAAAGATGAAGCACGAGGAGAAGCTTGCTTTCTGGATCAACATACATAATGCACTAGTGATGCAT ACATTTTTGGTCTATGGGATTCCACAAACTAGTCTGAAAAGAGTATCGTTACTCCTCAAG GCTGCATATAATATTGGGGGTCAAACTATTAGCACAGACATGATTCAGAATGTTATTCTGGGATGTTCGGTgcctcgtccttcacag TGGTTTCGGACATTGTTTTCTCCAAGGACAAAGTTTAAAGCCGGAGATGATCGGAATGCATATGCAGTTGACCAGACAGAACCTCTTTTACACTTTGCACTGTGTTCAGGAAGCCACTCCGATCCCGCA GTCCGTGTGTACACACCCAAGAAGGTGTTTCTTGAGCTAGAATCTGCAAAAGAAGAGTACATTCGTGCTACCTTTGGTGTACGAAGCAAGGTACAGAAAATCCTTCTACCAAAGATCGTAGAATCGTTTACGAAGGATTTAGGTTTATGTCCAGTGGGTTTGTTAGAAATGATCCAAAAATGTATGCCAGATAATTTAAGGAAAACCATGAAGAGGTATCAACAACAAGGAGGGTTCCCTCGCAAGAGCATCGAGTGGATTCCTCATAACTTCACTTTCCGGTATTTGATATCAAAGGAGCTAGCGAAATGA
- the LOC113296002 gene encoding uncharacterized protein LOC113296002 isoform X3 encodes MEFEEASNMKPSTSMGGISVHNRSKSFGNDSDHYEIVKEDNLNILLVAPHRLKLDMGHMRGNCEPMNKETPNNKLQISLKQEILQLEKRLQDQFVERKALEKALGYKSSSQYTLDECSISKPATELIKEIAVLELEVVYLEQYLLTLYRKAFDEQCSILSPSTKDETLKSPKVSRLGLTLKMENLEVQSSRFRSPRDSVTKSQRNHVEVTEKLLDSGIDRSQSSLSQHSTFSTRTSPPRKNHAKSLQSCHSQPLYLENAETKTSTSNIITLAEHLGTRISDHIPETPNRISEDMIKCMSTIYCKLSDPLTMNNGVSSSPISCSSPISSFSPQYQYDMWSPRCRKDFSFDSRLDNPFHIEGLKEFSGPYSTMVEVPWIYADSQRMSDIDHLLQNYRSLVTRLEDIDLRKMKHEEKLAFWINIHNALVMHTFLVYGIPQTSLKRVSLLLKAAYNIGGQTISTDMIQNVILGCSVPRPSQWFRTLFSPRTKFKAGDDRNAYAVDQTEPLLHFALCSGSHSDPAVRVYTPKKVFLELESAKEEYIRATFGVRSKII; translated from the exons ATGGAGTTTGAAGAAGCCAGTAACATGAAACCTTCTACTTCAATGGGAGGGATTTCAGTACACAATCGTTCTAAGAG ttttggcAATGACAGTGATCATTATGAGATAGTCAAGGAAGATAACTTGAATATCTTACTTGTAGCACCTCATCGTCTTAAGCTG GATATGGGACATATGAGGGGAAATTGTGAACCAATGAATAAGGAAACGCCTAACAACAAGCTCCAGATTTCGCTGAAACAAGAG ATTCTACAGCTTGAGAAACGGCTACAAGACCAATTTGTTGAAAGGAAGGCACTTGAAAAGGCACTTGGATACAAGTCCTCCTCGCAATATACTTTGGATGAATGCTCAATTTCAAAG CCTGCCACTGAGCTGATCAAAGAGATCGCGGTATTAGAACTGGAAGTTGTGTATTTGGAACAGTATCTTCTCACATTGTACCGGAAAGCGTTCGATGAACAATGTTCAATCTTATCTCCATCTACCAAGGACGAAACATTAAAATCACCTAAGGTCTCCAGACTTGGCCTCACACTGAAGATGGAAAATCTAGAGGTTCAATCTAGTCGATTTCGATCACCTCGAGATTCAGTTACCAAATCACAGAGAAATCATGTCGAAGTCACTGAGAAGCTATTAGATTCTGGTATAGACCGCAGCCAATCTTCACTTTCGCAACATTCAACTTTTTCGACTAGAACCTCTCCTCCAAGAAAAAATCATGCCAAATCATTACAATCATGCCATTCACAACCTCTTTATCTTGAG aatgcagagACTAAGACTTCAACGTCGAACATTATCACTTTGGCAGAACACCTTGGTACTCGTATTTCTGATCACATTCCTGAAACTCCTAACAGGATCTCAGAAGATATGATTAAGTGCATGTCCACTATATATTGCAAGCTTTCAGATCCTCTTACAATGAATAATGGCGTCTCCTCTTCTCCCATTTCATGTTCATCTCCTATAAGCTCATTTTCTCCTCAGTATCAGTATGATATGTGGAGCCCACGGTGCAGGAAAGACTTTTCTTTCGATTCACGATTAGATAACCCTTTCCATATCGAAGGATTAAAAGAGTTCAGTGGCCCTTACAGCACAATGGTTGAAGTGCCTTGGATTTATGCGGATAGTCAAAGGATGAGTGATATTGATCACTTGCTTCAAAATTATAG gtcACTTGTTACTCGTTTGGAAGATATTGATCTTCGAAAGATGAAGCACGAGGAGAAGCTTGCTTTCTGGATCAACATACATAATGCACTAGTGATGCAT ACATTTTTGGTCTATGGGATTCCACAAACTAGTCTGAAAAGAGTATCGTTACTCCTCAAG GCTGCATATAATATTGGGGGTCAAACTATTAGCACAGACATGATTCAGAATGTTATTCTGGGATGTTCGGTgcctcgtccttcacag TGGTTTCGGACATTGTTTTCTCCAAGGACAAAGTTTAAAGCCGGAGATGATCGGAATGCATATGCAGTTGACCAGACAGAACCTCTTTTACACTTTGCACTGTGTTCAGGAAGCCACTCCGATCCCGCA GTCCGTGTGTACACACCCAAGAAGGTGTTTCTTGAGCTAGAATCTGCAAAAGAAGAGTACATTCGTGCTACCTTTGGTGTACGAAGCAAG ATAATTTAA